A region of [Bacteroides] pectinophilus DNA encodes the following proteins:
- a CDS encoding recombinase family protein, with protein sequence MQVDGYSLDAQRDKLRKYAAYEDMIIAGEYSDEGFSGKNIQGRQDFQRMLNDIQDGKDDVSYVLVFKLSRFGRNAADVLNSLQLMQDFGVNLICVEDGIDSSKDAGKLMISVLSAVAEIERENIRTQTMAGREQKAREGKWNGGFAPYGYKLENGNLVIAEDEVEVIRVIYDRYIHTNEGVAGVAKYLNRNGYVKKLRQNNTIPGFSRDFVKNVLYNPVYMGKIAYGRRRTEKKQGTRNEMHVVEQSEFPVYEGQHEAIISEEDWYLAQEKRKINSFKREKVNNPDHAHILSGILKCPCCGKSMYGNTAKAHSKDKKTRYYYYCKNTVTPTGHECSFRLNIEQTEINKFVAKIISAMVNNPRFVEAIQAKIGTAVDTEDMEKQIAVLQGQLKQAFGTKSRLERQMDTLDINDAHYDRKILDLQRRYDEQYDTIEEIEVQIGELQSQIRSIQQEKISGDNIYRLLLAFDEVYHSATEAEQKEFMKAFIERIEMFPEKRKDGSWIKKIVFNFPVPIDGEEVKELPLETETTVETVVLMSRKEK encoded by the coding sequence ATGCAGGTTGACGGGTACAGTTTGGATGCCCAGCGTGACAAGCTGCGGAAGTATGCGGCATACGAGGATATGATTATTGCCGGGGAGTATTCTGACGAAGGCTTTTCCGGCAAGAACATCCAAGGGCGGCAGGACTTCCAACGGATGCTGAACGATATCCAGGACGGCAAAGATGATGTTTCTTATGTGCTGGTCTTTAAGCTGTCCCGATTTGGCAGAAATGCGGCGGATGTTCTGAACTCTTTGCAGCTCATGCAGGATTTCGGTGTTAATCTGATCTGCGTGGAGGATGGCATCGACAGCTCCAAGGATGCCGGAAAGCTGATGATCTCTGTGCTGTCTGCGGTGGCAGAGATTGAGCGAGAAAATATCCGCACACAGACAATGGCAGGACGGGAGCAAAAGGCTCGTGAAGGCAAATGGAACGGCGGTTTTGCTCCCTATGGATACAAACTGGAAAACGGAAACCTTGTCATTGCAGAGGATGAAGTGGAAGTTATCCGAGTAATCTATGATCGTTATATTCATACAAACGAGGGTGTTGCAGGAGTTGCAAAATATCTGAACCGCAATGGTTATGTAAAGAAACTAAGACAGAATAATACCATTCCGGGATTTTCAAGAGATTTTGTGAAAAATGTATTGTACAATCCTGTTTATATGGGAAAGATTGCTTACGGCAGACGAAGAACTGAAAAGAAACAGGGTACAAGAAACGAGATGCACGTGGTTGAGCAGTCGGAGTTTCCGGTTTATGAAGGACAGCACGAAGCTATCATTTCTGAAGAGGATTGGTATCTGGCACAGGAAAAGCGCAAGATCAATTCCTTTAAGCGGGAAAAGGTCAACAATCCAGACCACGCACACATCCTGTCCGGTATCTTGAAATGCCCATGCTGCGGCAAGAGTATGTACGGCAATACCGCCAAGGCACACAGCAAGGACAAGAAAACACGGTATTATTACTACTGCAAAAATACGGTTACACCCACAGGGCATGAGTGTAGCTTCCGGCTCAATATCGAGCAGACGGAAATCAATAAATTTGTGGCAAAGATCATTTCCGCTATGGTCAATAATCCCCGATTTGTAGAAGCAATTCAAGCGAAAATCGGAACGGCGGTTGATACAGAGGATATGGAAAAGCAGATCGCCGTTCTGCAAGGACAGCTAAAGCAAGCCTTTGGAACGAAAAGCCGCTTGGAGCGTCAGATGGATACCTTGGACATCAACGATGCCCACTATGACAGAAAAATTTTGGATTTGCAGCGCCGATATGATGAACAGTATGATACGATAGAGGAAATCGAAGTTCAGATTGGCGAATTGCAAAGTCAGATACGCAGCATCCAGCAGGAGAAAATCTCCGGCGATAACATTTATCGGCTCTTACTGGCATTTGATGAAGTCTACCATTCCGCAACGGAAGCAGAACAGAAAGAGTTTATGAAAGCCTTTATCGAGCGAATTGAGATGTTCCCGGAAAAGAGAAAAGACGGAAGCTGGATAAAGAAGATTGTATTCAATTTCCCTGTGCCTATTGATGGCGAGGAAGTGAAAGAACTTCCCTTGGAAACTGAAACAACAGTCGAGACGGTTGTATTGATGTCAAGAAAAGAAAAATAA
- a CDS encoding YaaC family protein: MFKDICINNKSCELMKSVNRPKYGSRTILTDSCWEYVALFLKRQSISGASDALFYWEQAHSFYLASQELPDNARPLTSYYCILNAAKALLRYKGVDDSRLKNHGISSVRDDTNKTNIKEACTSIKGAGVLPELSRYYGHNIVTGHYTMAELLYNIPCVHRAYCITFSKPEIFVPISKPVFVKKDNSKEAWIKFEVSGRYANAKALKNLPSKFERDLGVDGKYVIRMKKRFNWDIHKPIEERKKALNKYHEKTRGYLFYIFGETKLWYIKKEVSGNDNLANMPSTVLIFAVFHWISELVRYNPKLFSKYMKSKQNWLLHEFINNALDQFVDEVGCEITGEDIMCTGYRK; this comes from the coding sequence ATGTTCAAAGATATATGCATCAATAACAAATCGTGTGAATTGATGAAATCTGTGAATAGACCTAAATATGGCAGTAGAACAATACTAACGGATTCATGTTGGGAATATGTAGCTTTGTTTTTGAAGCGTCAATCAATATCTGGAGCAAGTGATGCCTTATTTTATTGGGAACAGGCGCATAGTTTTTATTTAGCGTCACAGGAACTTCCAGATAACGCACGACCATTAACATCATATTATTGTATTTTAAATGCAGCTAAGGCCTTATTGCGATATAAAGGTGTTGATGATAGTAGATTAAAAAACCATGGAATATCGTCTGTTAGAGACGATACTAATAAGACAAATATAAAAGAGGCTTGTACATCGATAAAAGGCGCTGGAGTTTTACCTGAGCTGTCAAGATATTACGGACATAATATAGTCACAGGCCATTACACAATGGCGGAATTACTTTATAATATTCCATGTGTTCATAGAGCATATTGCATTACTTTTTCCAAACCGGAGATATTCGTTCCTATCAGCAAGCCTGTGTTCGTAAAAAAAGACAACTCTAAGGAAGCATGGATTAAATTCGAAGTTTCTGGAAGGTATGCAAATGCTAAGGCTCTTAAGAACTTGCCATCGAAGTTTGAGAGAGACCTAGGTGTTGATGGTAAATATGTTATAAGAATGAAAAAAAGATTCAATTGGGATATTCACAAGCCAATTGAGGAGCGTAAAAAAGCACTAAACAAATATCACGAAAAGACTAGAGGCTATCTTTTTTACATATTTGGTGAGACAAAATTATGGTACATAAAAAAAGAAGTTTCAGGTAATGACAACTTAGCAAATATGCCATCGACTGTATTGATTTTTGCTGTGTTTCATTGGATAAGTGAATTGGTCAGATATAATCCGAAATTATTTAGCAAATACATGAAGTCAAAACAGAACTGGTTGTTACATGAATTCATTAATAATGCATTAGACCAATTTGTAGATGAGGTAGGATGTGAAATAACTGGTGAAGATATCATGTGTACCGGATACAGAAAATGA